A window from Ignavibacteriota bacterium encodes these proteins:
- the guaA gene encoding glutamine-hydrolyzing GMP synthase, producing the protein MQTHNTILVLDFGSQYTQLIARKIREQKVRSIIYPYFTSLNKIKELNPKGIIFSGGPTSAYEKDSPQVDPEIFNLNIPILGICYGMQLVTLHFDGKVEPAQNREYGKANIQILKNDGLLKNVKENSIVWMSHGDYITKIPDGFEIDSQTENSPICSIFNNEKKIYALQFHPEVAHTENGKEILRTFIFDICNCNPDWTPTNFIEDSINEIREKVKDSKVICALSGGVDSSVAAILLNKAIGDNLTCVHVDNGLMRKNESEKVVKLFRENFELKIIHIDASKEFLAKLSGISDPEKKRKIIGNTFIEIFERESSKIENAEFLVQGTLYPDVIESASAGTASHKIKTHHNVGGLPEKMNLKLIEPFRELFKDEVREIGEILGLPHEFVHRHPFPGPGLAVRVLGEITEEKLRILKDVDAIYIESLRKFDLYYKIWQAFAVILPVQSVGVMGDARTYESVIVLRAVTSTDGMTADWYRFDNSFLEYVSNKIIREVSGVNRVVYDISSKPPSTIEWE; encoded by the coding sequence TGCAAGAAAAATTAGAGAACAAAAAGTTCGCTCAATAATTTATCCATACTTTACTTCGCTTAATAAAATTAAGGAATTAAATCCAAAAGGAATTATATTTTCCGGAGGACCAACCAGCGCATATGAGAAAGATTCACCACAAGTTGATCCAGAAATTTTTAATCTGAATATTCCCATTCTTGGAATTTGTTACGGTATGCAATTAGTAACCTTACACTTTGATGGAAAAGTTGAACCAGCTCAAAATAGAGAATATGGCAAAGCAAATATTCAAATTTTGAAAAATGATGGATTGCTTAAAAACGTTAAGGAAAATTCAATTGTTTGGATGAGTCATGGTGATTATATTACAAAAATTCCGGATGGATTTGAAATAGATTCGCAAACAGAAAATTCACCAATTTGCTCAATTTTTAATAATGAAAAAAAAATTTATGCTTTGCAATTTCACCCAGAAGTTGCTCACACAGAAAACGGTAAAGAAATTTTAAGAACATTTATTTTTGATATTTGTAATTGCAATCCAGATTGGACTCCGACCAATTTTATTGAAGATTCCATAAATGAAATCCGTGAAAAAGTTAAAGATTCAAAAGTAATTTGTGCTTTAAGTGGAGGAGTTGATTCATCTGTAGCTGCAATTTTATTAAACAAAGCAATTGGTGATAACTTAACTTGCGTACATGTTGATAATGGATTGATGAGAAAAAACGAAAGCGAAAAAGTAGTAAAATTATTTAGAGAAAATTTTGAACTAAAAATCATTCATATTGATGCATCAAAAGAATTTTTAGCAAAATTAAGTGGAATTTCAGATCCCGAAAAGAAAAGAAAAATTATCGGAAATACATTTATAGAAATATTTGAAAGAGAATCTAGCAAAATTGAAAATGCTGAATTTTTAGTTCAAGGAACTTTATATCCCGATGTAATAGAATCAGCATCTGCTGGAACTGCTTCACATAAAATTAAAACACATCATAATGTTGGTGGTTTGCCGGAAAAAATGAATCTTAAATTAATTGAACCATTCCGAGAATTATTCAAAGATGAAGTTAGAGAAATTGGTGAAATTTTAGGTTTACCTCACGAATTTGTTCATCGTCATCCATTCCCGGGTCCGGGTTTAGCTGTAAGGGTTTTGGGAGAAATTACAGAAGAAAAACTTAGAATTCTAAAAGATGTTGATGCAATTTACATTGAATCCTTGAGAAAATTTGATTTGTATTATAAAATATGGCAAGCATTTGCAGTTATACTTCCGGTTCAATCCGTAGGTGTTATGGGTGATGCAAGAACTTACGAATCTGTAATTGTTTTGCGAGCGGTAACTTCCACAGACGGAATGACTGCCGATTGGTACAGATTTGATAATTCATTTTTAGAATATGTTTCAAATAAAATTATTAGAGAAGTATCTGGTGTAAACAGAGTTGTTTATGATATAAGTTCCAAACCGCCATCTACAATTGAGTGGGAATAA
- the radC gene encoding DNA repair protein RadC encodes MLKVKELPIDDRPREKLILRGPQSLSDSELLAILLRTGTKGESVIELAQKLIQKDNLALLASKTIEAFTKQNGIGKDKAATLVAAFELSRRIKFNEKWFSQKKIKSPEDLAEIFIPLLKDEIKEKFIVVCLNTSNQIIKFEIISIGNLNSSIVHPREVFKVAIENNSASIFLVHNHPSGNTEPSKEDISITKRLVEAGKIFDISVLDHLIIAGENFTSLVEKRII; translated from the coding sequence ATGTTAAAAGTTAAAGAATTACCAATTGATGATAGACCACGTGAAAAATTAATATTGCGTGGTCCGCAAAGTTTAAGTGATTCGGAACTTTTAGCAATTTTATTAAGAACTGGAACAAAAGGTGAATCTGTAATTGAATTAGCTCAGAAATTAATTCAAAAAGATAATTTAGCTTTACTCGCATCAAAAACCATTGAAGCATTTACAAAACAAAACGGAATTGGAAAAGATAAAGCCGCTACATTAGTTGCAGCGTTTGAACTTTCAAGAAGAATAAAATTTAATGAAAAATGGTTTTCGCAGAAAAAGATAAAATCTCCGGAAGATTTAGCAGAAATTTTCATTCCTTTGTTAAAAGATGAAATTAAAGAAAAATTTATTGTGGTTTGTTTAAATACTTCAAACCAAATTATAAAATTCGAAATAATTTCTATTGGAAATTTAAATTCAAGCATAGTTCACCCGCGTGAAGTTTTTAAAGTTGCAATTGAAAATAATTCTGCGAGTATATTTTTAGTTCATAATCATCCAAGTGGAAATACAGAACCAAGCAAGGAAGATATTTCCATTACAAAAAGATTAGTCGAAGCCGGAAAGATTTTTGATATATCTGTTTTAGATCATTTAATAATTGCCGGAGAAAACTTCACAAGTTTGGTAGAAAAGAGAATTATTTAG
- a CDS encoding LysM peptidoglycan-binding domain-containing protein has product MAQIRNILALLALLVFLSTNVFAQEEMTTDEWEAEIARLTQEKADLSAELESLQASVNSLKEKKNSLQSYEDCQKDMYALVGASKSDVEAYDAKVKALMADISAKKPTKADRQAELDALKASKLSALPQFYDIVHGQLQKMLDAWPPEEINYTVVRGDHLWGIAKKKDHYGNGFAWPKIYNANRDKIKNPDLIYPKQEFTIPNLTEEEAAKYNKLRANYKPAPMQ; this is encoded by the coding sequence ATGGCACAAATTAGAAACATACTTGCATTATTAGCTTTATTGGTTTTCCTTTCAACAAATGTTTTTGCACAAGAAGAAATGACAACTGATGAATGGGAAGCAGAAATTGCAAGATTAACACAAGAAAAAGCTGATCTTTCAGCAGAATTAGAAAGTTTACAAGCTTCAGTTAATTCATTAAAAGAAAAGAAAAATTCATTACAATCTTATGAAGATTGCCAAAAAGATATGTATGCTTTAGTTGGTGCTTCAAAAAGTGATGTTGAAGCTTATGATGCAAAAGTTAAAGCTTTAATGGCTGATATTTCAGCTAAAAAACCAACCAAAGCTGATAGACAAGCTGAATTAGATGCTTTAAAAGCAAGCAAATTAAGTGCTTTACCACAATTTTATGATATAGTTCATGGTCAATTGCAAAAAATGTTAGATGCTTGGCCACCAGAAGAAATTAATTACACAGTTGTTCGTGGCGATCATCTTTGGGGAATTGCTAAAAAGAAAGATCATTATGGAAATGGTTTTGCTTGGCCAAAAATCTATAATGCAAACAGAGATAAAATTAAAAATCCAGATTTAATTTATCCAAAACAAGAATTTACTATTCCTAATTTAACTGAAGAAGAAGCTGCTAAATACAATAAATTGAGAGCAAATTATAAACCAGCTCCAATGCAATAA
- a CDS encoding PhoH family protein, translating into MSQIEKKIKLENVDLVSLFGFNDANLKPLEERLSSSISIRGDIAFIKGTAEEVDSIEKVFKEMIFVLNTTNKLTPNDVSTIVDLTLSGRDIISNEDYNSIVLYTKKDVIKAKTDTQFEYVKAMSENDICFGIGPAGTGKTYLAVAFAIAQLKKGIVKKIVLARPAVEAGESLGFLPGDFKEKIDPYLRPLFDALQDMLPTDQLKNYIERNIIEIVPLAYMRGRTLNNSYIILDEAQNSTNIQMKMFLTRIGPNSKATITGDITQIDLPKKTESGLILVKDILQNVDGVKFVYFNKSDVVRHKLVKDIIHAYEQYNNGN; encoded by the coding sequence ATTTCACAGATAGAAAAAAAAATAAAACTAGAAAATGTTGATTTAGTTTCACTTTTCGGATTCAATGATGCAAATCTCAAACCTTTGGAAGAAAGATTGTCTTCATCAATTTCTATCAGAGGTGATATTGCTTTTATAAAAGGAACTGCTGAAGAAGTTGATTCAATCGAAAAAGTATTCAAAGAAATGATTTTTGTTCTGAATACTACGAACAAACTCACACCAAATGATGTTTCAACAATAGTTGATCTAACCTTATCTGGAAGAGATATAATAAGTAATGAAGATTATAATTCAATAGTCCTTTATACAAAAAAGGATGTAATTAAAGCCAAAACAGATACACAATTTGAATATGTAAAAGCAATGAGTGAAAATGATATTTGTTTTGGAATTGGTCCAGCTGGAACCGGAAAAACTTATTTAGCTGTAGCATTTGCAATAGCTCAATTGAAAAAAGGAATTGTAAAGAAAATTGTTTTAGCTCGACCTGCAGTTGAAGCCGGAGAAAGTTTGGGATTTTTACCAGGTGATTTTAAAGAAAAAATTGATCCATATTTGCGACCTTTGTTTGATGCATTGCAAGATATGCTTCCAACCGATCAATTGAAAAATTATATTGAAAGAAATATTATTGAAATTGTTCCATTAGCATACATGCGCGGAAGAACTTTGAATAATTCGTATATTATTCTTGATGAAGCACAAAACAGCACAAATATTCAAATGAAAATGTTTTTAACAAGAATTGGCCCAAATTCTAAAGCTACAATTACTGGCGATATTACACAAATTGATTTACCGAAAAAAACAGAAAGCGGTTTAATTTTAGTTAAAGATATTCTTCAAAATGTTGATGGAGTTAAGTTTGTTTATTTCAATAAATCTGATGTGGTAAGACATAAGCTTGTTAAAGATATAATACATGCTTACGAACAATACAACAATGGAAATTAA
- the mazG gene encoding nucleoside triphosphate pyrophosphohydrolase, translating to MHKEKFDNLVNIMRKLRKECSWDKVQTFDSIKAATLEETYEVLEAIDDQNYSALKNELGDLLLHIVFHSVIAEDKNLFSINEVIDSISEKLIRRHPHVFENLAVENNKEIERNWEKIKMQEGRKSILEGIPKNLPELQKSARMQEKVSKIGFDWENKNDVWKKVIEEIEEMHESEKTGDKNLLEKEMGDVFFALINYSRFLGINAENALRRTNTKFLNRFNYIEKKLEENNKSITESNLEEMDKYWEESKKFY from the coding sequence ATGCATAAAGAAAAATTTGATAATCTTGTTAACATAATGCGTAAACTTAGAAAAGAATGCTCATGGGATAAAGTTCAAACATTTGATTCAATAAAAGCTGCAACTTTAGAAGAAACTTATGAAGTTTTAGAAGCCATTGATGATCAAAATTATTCTGCACTTAAAAATGAATTGGGTGATCTTTTACTTCATATAGTTTTTCATTCAGTAATTGCTGAAGACAAAAATCTATTTTCTATAAATGAGGTTATTGATTCGATAAGTGAAAAATTGATAAGACGTCACCCTCATGTTTTTGAAAATCTTGCGGTAGAGAACAATAAGGAAATTGAGCGTAATTGGGAAAAAATAAAAATGCAAGAGGGCAGAAAATCTATTCTCGAAGGAATTCCAAAAAATCTTCCCGAATTACAAAAATCTGCACGAATGCAGGAAAAAGTTTCAAAAATTGGATTTGATTGGGAAAATAAAAATGATGTTTGGAAAAAAGTTATTGAGGAAATTGAGGAAATGCATGAATCAGAGAAAACCGGCGATAAAAATTTGTTAGAAAAAGAAATGGGTGATGTTTTTTTTGCTTTAATAAATTATTCAAGATTTCTTGGAATTAATGCGGAAAATGCTTTACGTAGAACCAATACTAAATTTTTAAATAGATTTAATTATATCGAAAAAAAATTGGAAGAAAACAATAAATCCATTACCGAATCAAATTTAGAAGAAATGGATAAATATTGGGAAGAAAGCAAAAAATTCTATTAA
- a CDS encoding RidA family protein: MIEEKLNKMNISIPEAPKPLASYIPALKSGNLVFTAGQIPLENGTVKYKGNVGGSVSLEQGKESAKLCAINCLSVIKSEIGNLDKIKRIVKVTVFVNNVDGFSDQPKVANGASDFLVELFEEKGKHVRSAVGVNGLPLDATTEVEMIVEI, translated from the coding sequence ATGATTGAAGAAAAATTAAATAAGATGAATATTTCAATTCCGGAAGCACCAAAGCCATTAGCTTCTTATATTCCAGCATTAAAATCTGGAAATTTAGTTTTTACAGCGGGACAAATTCCTCTAGAAAATGGAACTGTAAAATACAAGGGGAATGTTGGAGGTTCTGTTTCATTAGAGCAAGGGAAAGAATCGGCAAAACTTTGTGCAATAAATTGTTTGAGTGTTATAAAATCTGAAATCGGAAATCTGGATAAAATAAAAAGAATTGTAAAAGTTACGGTTTTTGTAAATAATGTTGATGGATTTTCTGATCAACCAAAAGTTGCAAACGGAGCTTCTGATTTTTTGGTTGAATTATTTGAAGAAAAAGGTAAACATGTTAGAAGTGCCGTTGGAGTAAACGGTTTGCCTTTAGATGCAACCACCGAAGTAGAAATGATCGTGGAAATTTAA
- a CDS encoding LytR C-terminal domain-containing protein, translating into MKKSIKKNNEQKADIKTSTVNLFYNILIFFLIVLIVYLSYSAYMKLVKGSEKIDELKNNEIAAEIIQLDVLNGCGVSGVADRYTDFLRSRGFDVVEIGNYVSYDVDETFVIDRIGNKANALKVASALGIEKVKVIQQLNENYFLDVSLVIGKDYYKLKPITGEE; encoded by the coding sequence TTGAAAAAATCTATAAAAAAAAACAACGAACAGAAAGCTGATATAAAAACTTCCACAGTAAATTTATTTTACAATATTTTAATTTTTTTTCTGATTGTACTTATAGTTTATTTAAGTTATTCTGCTTATATGAAATTGGTTAAAGGTTCTGAAAAAATAGATGAACTTAAAAACAATGAAATTGCAGCAGAAATAATTCAGCTAGATGTACTAAATGGATGTGGAGTTTCCGGCGTAGCGGATAGATATACTGACTTTTTACGCTCAAGAGGATTTGATGTGGTTGAAATTGGGAATTATGTTTCATATGATGTTGATGAAACTTTTGTAATTGATAGAATTGGAAATAAAGCAAATGCGCTAAAAGTGGCTTCTGCTTTAGGTATTGAAAAGGTTAAAGTAATTCAACAATTGAATGAAAATTATTTTCTCGATGTATCGTTAGTTATAGGGAAAGATTATTATAAATTAAAACCAATTACGGGTGAAGAATAA
- the rsfS gene encoding ribosome silencing factor, with amino-acid sequence METKNLVNEIVEIIQSKKGYDITILNLTNLSAVADYFIICSGDVDVHVKAIADEIDKKLRKDGIKCYNKEGYTALNWVLIDYFDVVVHVFKKDARIFYNLEKLWGDAEITEIENSN; translated from the coding sequence TTGGAAACAAAAAATTTAGTAAATGAAATTGTAGAAATAATTCAGTCAAAAAAAGGTTATGATATTACTATTTTGAATTTGACAAACTTATCTGCCGTTGCTGATTATTTTATAATCTGCTCCGGTGATGTTGATGTTCACGTAAAAGCTATTGCAGATGAAATAGATAAAAAACTAAGAAAAGATGGAATTAAATGTTATAATAAAGAAGGTTACACTGCTTTAAATTGGGTTTTGATTGATTATTTTGATGTTGTTGTTCATGTATTTAAAAAGGATGCCAGAATTTTTTATAATTTAGAAAAACTATGGGGCGATGCAGAAATTACCGAAATTGAAAACTCCAACTAA
- a CDS encoding arginine--tRNA ligase, with product MKEYLQSLFNQASEKLTYLNEIPLFFNVPQDEEHGDLSSNAAMLLTKILKKNPRQIAEDIISNLNYDSNIITKTEIAGPGFINFYFNPNFVNKKIETIISQGDNFGYSNEFNGKKANVEFVSANPTGPLTVGHGRNAVLGDTFANLLEAIGYSVDREYYFNNAGRQMRVLGASVAARYLELLGINKEFSEEFYQGEYIKEIAQKICVKFSDKFKDDLENEIFKNTAEEEIFNDIKSTLKRIDIEFEQFYNEDDLYKNGNIDSLLKFFEVKNLSYKKDDAIWLKFSELGQEVDKVIVKSTGEPTYRLPDIAYHKTKFERGYDLIVDIFGSDHNATYTDVLAGIEALGYSKEKVKVIIYQFVTITQGGEVVKMSTRKANFITLDELIDEVGKDVVRYFFIMRNYSSHMNFDLDIAKKQSDENPVFYLKYAHARIASILRLTKEQNLNLSLENLDLLVEPIEQKLIKHLHRFEEELKLSAINFEPHKLANYLENLASLFHKFYTDCRIIGSEQKLAEARIALIIAVKTVLKNGLTILSIEAPESMY from the coding sequence GTGAAAGAATATTTACAAAGTTTGTTTAATCAAGCTTCAGAAAAATTAACTTATTTAAATGAAATTCCTTTATTCTTTAATGTTCCGCAAGATGAAGAGCATGGTGATTTATCTTCTAATGCAGCAATGCTTCTTACAAAAATTCTTAAAAAAAATCCGCGACAAATTGCAGAAGATATAATTTCTAATTTAAATTACGATTCAAATATTATTACTAAAACCGAAATTGCGGGACCGGGATTTATAAATTTTTATTTCAATCCAAATTTTGTTAATAAAAAAATTGAAACAATAATTTCTCAAGGCGATAATTTTGGTTATAGCAATGAATTCAACGGTAAAAAAGCAAATGTTGAATTTGTTTCGGCAAATCCTACCGGACCTTTAACAGTTGGACATGGACGCAATGCTGTATTGGGTGATACATTTGCTAATTTATTGGAAGCAATTGGTTATTCTGTTGATAGAGAATATTACTTTAATAATGCTGGCAGACAAATGCGTGTTTTGGGAGCTTCGGTTGCTGCACGTTATTTAGAACTTCTTGGTATCAACAAAGAATTTAGTGAGGAATTTTATCAGGGCGAATATATTAAGGAAATTGCACAAAAAATTTGTGTTAAATTTTCCGATAAATTTAAAGATGATTTAGAAAATGAAATTTTTAAAAATACTGCCGAAGAAGAAATTTTTAACGATATAAAATCAACATTAAAAAGAATTGATATTGAATTTGAGCAGTTTTATAATGAAGATGATTTATATAAAAATGGCAACATTGATTCCTTACTAAAGTTTTTTGAAGTGAAAAATCTTTCTTATAAAAAAGATGACGCTATTTGGTTAAAGTTCAGCGAATTGGGACAAGAAGTTGATAAAGTAATTGTGAAATCAACCGGTGAGCCAACTTATAGGCTACCCGATATTGCATATCATAAAACAAAGTTTGAAAGAGGTTATGATTTAATTGTTGATATTTTCGGATCGGATCATAATGCAACTTACACTGATGTGCTTGCCGGAATTGAAGCTTTGGGTTACTCAAAAGAAAAAGTTAAAGTAATTATTTACCAATTTGTTACTATAACTCAAGGCGGCGAAGTTGTAAAAATGTCAACTCGAAAAGCAAATTTTATTACATTAGATGAATTAATTGATGAAGTGGGAAAAGATGTTGTTAGATATTTTTTCATTATGAGAAATTATTCTTCGCACATGAATTTTGATTTGGATATTGCTAAAAAACAGTCAGATGAAAATCCGGTATTTTATTTAAAATATGCACACGCAAGAATTGCTTCAATCTTAAGATTAACTAAAGAACAAAATCTAAATCTTTCTTTAGAAAATTTAGATTTATTAGTTGAGCCAATTGAACAAAAGTTAATTAAACATTTACATAGATTTGAAGAAGAATTAAAACTTTCTGCAATAAATTTTGAGCCGCATAAACTCGCTAACTATTTAGAAAATCTTGCTTCATTATTTCATAAATTTTATACTGATTGCAGAATTATCGGTTCTGAACAAAAATTAGCAGAAGCAAGAATTGCTTTGATTATTGCAGTTAAAACTGTATTGAAAAACGGATTAACAATCCTAAGTATTGAAGCTCCGGAAAGTATGTATTAA
- a CDS encoding ComF family protein — MIKENFQNLLDFFLPRICINCKSKILDNEKIICSNCFNLLQFASQERITLEYERKFTKENIVKDFQSAFIFADETPIQNIIHELKYNGKFFIGKYLGKKVSEILMEKINNWNADLIIAIPLHSLRRAERGFNQADIIAKEIGENLKINYGKNILVRTRFTNSQTKLNLVERKQNMKDAFKLKNQKLIENKNIILVDDVITTGATVSECARILTDNGAKNIFALSVAIAD; from the coding sequence TTGATTAAAGAGAATTTCCAGAATCTGCTTGATTTTTTTCTTCCAAGAATTTGTATAAACTGTAAAAGTAAAATTTTAGATAATGAAAAAATAATTTGCTCAAACTGCTTTAACCTTCTTCAATTTGCTTCACAAGAAAGAATTACTTTGGAATATGAAAGAAAATTTACAAAAGAAAATATAGTAAAAGATTTTCAATCGGCATTTATTTTTGCAGATGAAACACCAATCCAAAATATTATCCATGAATTAAAATACAATGGTAAATTTTTTATTGGAAAATATCTTGGTAAAAAAGTTTCAGAAATATTAATGGAAAAAATAAATAATTGGAATGCAGATTTAATTATTGCAATTCCCTTGCACAGTTTACGAAGGGCTGAACGAGGTTTTAATCAAGCTGATATTATTGCAAAAGAAATAGGAGAAAATCTTAAAATAAATTATGGGAAGAATATATTAGTAAGAACACGATTTACAAATTCACAGACTAAACTAAATCTTGTTGAAAGAAAACAAAACATGAAAGATGCGTTTAAGTTAAAAAATCAAAAATTAATTGAGAATAAAAATATTATTCTTGTTGATGATGTAATCACAACCGGCGCAACTGTAAGCGAATGTGCAAGAATTTTAACAGATAACGGTGCAAAAAATATTTTTGCATTATCTGTTGCAATTGCAGATTAA
- a CDS encoding hemerythrin family protein, whose translation MDFIKFEKEHILGIKEIDSQHKEIYKSVSYLYEIKDGDKKEILENFQSLLQKLKVHFETEENLMKKNKVVEFISHKLEHDRALEKYSTYFKNYKKANAKLDIEILNSLKSWLENHFEKKDIKLKQISN comes from the coding sequence ATGGATTTCATAAAATTTGAAAAGGAACATATTTTAGGTATTAAAGAAATTGATTCACAGCATAAAGAAATTTACAAATCTGTAAGTTATTTATATGAAATTAAGGATGGAGATAAAAAAGAAATTCTTGAAAATTTCCAATCATTACTACAAAAATTAAAAGTTCATTTTGAAACTGAAGAAAATTTGATGAAGAAAAATAAAGTTGTTGAATTTATTTCACATAAACTTGAACATGACCGCGCTTTAGAAAAATATTCTACATACTTTAAAAATTATAAAAAAGCTAATGCTAAGTTGGATATTGAAATTCTTAATTCACTTAAAAGTTGGCTTGAAAATCATTTTGAAAAAAAAGATATAAAATTAAAACAAATATCTAACTAA
- the surE gene encoding 5'/3'-nucleotidase SurE: MKILVSNDDGIGAEGIFQLADALSEIGDVTVVAPLSEQSAVGHSITMKVPLRISEYNLRNKFTGYAVNGTPADCVKFGIKNLLDSPPDIVVSGINHGSNTAISIIYSGTVSAAREAAIMDCPAIAFSLTNHKPTNFDFARKVAKELTLKVVKHGLPKGTLLNVNIPDLPENEIKGIIATQQGNSKWADIYEKRIDPYGNNYFWLTGEMIDFDKDIKSDQIAIKNNYVAVTPVHFDLTDYKTFEELQNWDLSSIK; the protein is encoded by the coding sequence ATGAAAATATTGGTTAGTAATGATGATGGAATTGGTGCAGAAGGAATTTTTCAGCTTGCTGATGCTTTAAGTGAAATTGGAGATGTAACTGTTGTCGCTCCTCTTTCAGAGCAAAGTGCAGTTGGTCACTCAATTACAATGAAAGTTCCTCTCAGAATTTCCGAATATAATTTGAGAAATAAATTTACCGGTTACGCTGTAAATGGAACTCCCGCAGATTGTGTTAAATTTGGAATAAAAAATCTACTAGATTCTCCACCGGATATAGTTGTTTCTGGCATTAATCACGGATCCAATACCGCAATTAGCATAATTTACTCGGGAACAGTTTCTGCAGCGCGAGAAGCAGCAATTATGGATTGTCCGGCAATCGCATTTTCACTAACAAATCACAAACCAACAAATTTTGATTTTGCAAGAAAAGTTGCAAAAGAACTTACATTAAAGGTTGTAAAGCACGGACTTCCAAAAGGAACACTATTGAATGTAAATATTCCAGATTTACCAGAGAATGAAATCAAAGGAATAATTGCAACTCAGCAAGGTAATTCAAAATGGGCTGATATTTACGAAAAAAGAATCGATCCTTACGGAAACAATTATTTTTGGTTAACCGGTGAAATGATTGATTTTGATAAGGATATTAAATCAGATCAAATTGCTATTAAAAATAATTATGTTGCAGTAACACCGGTTCATTTTGATTTAACAGATTATAAAACTTTTGAAGAATTGCAAAATTGGGATTTATCTTCTATTAAGTAG
- a CDS encoding site-specific DNA-methyltransferase: protein MNKQNNIVDFGDRGKFNHNNKLNNLTGKEWIKFTKSWFIHKPKKRNNEEILHPAKFPESLVEEFISFFTKENDWVFDPFLGTGSTLIASGNLNRNAIGIELIAKYHKISLKRIKENNFENSVIALKGNSSILLELFDKNNFTRKIDFTITSPPYWNQLERNSIRQKKRNENGLDTKYSQEKSDLGNINNYDEFLEAQAIIFDQVYDITKDKGYLAIITNNIFFQSKIFPLAFDTAVSLTKRGNKSWVLKDEKIWLQDDKPLIALGVNSAWVGNRHHQYCLIFRKES, encoded by the coding sequence ATGAATAAACAAAACAATATTGTTGATTTTGGTGATCGCGGAAAGTTTAATCATAATAACAAACTTAATAACTTAACCGGAAAAGAATGGATAAAGTTTACCAAATCATGGTTTATTCATAAACCAAAAAAAAGAAATAATGAAGAAATACTTCATCCCGCAAAATTTCCGGAAAGTTTAGTTGAAGAATTTATTTCTTTTTTTACAAAAGAAAATGATTGGGTTTTTGATCCTTTTTTAGGAACGGGAAGCACATTAATTGCATCCGGAAATTTAAATAGAAATGCGATCGGAATTGAGTTAATTGCAAAGTATCATAAAATTTCTCTAAAAAGAATTAAAGAAAATAATTTTGAAAATTCTGTTATTGCCTTAAAAGGCAATTCAAGTATATTATTAGAATTGTTTGATAAAAATAACTTTACAAGGAAAATTGATTTTACGATTACTTCTCCGCCGTATTGGAATCAGTTGGAAAGAAATTCTATCCGACAAAAAAAACGAAATGAAAACGGGCTTGATACAAAATATTCACAAGAAAAATCAGATTTAGGAAACATTAATAATTATGATGAATTTCTGGAAGCTCAAGCAATTATTTTCGATCAAGTTTATGACATTACAAAAGATAAAGGTTACTTGGCTATAATTACGAATAATATTTTTTTCCAAAGTAAAATTTTTCCTTTGGCATTTGATACTGCAGTTTCTTTAACAAAAAGAGGAAATAAAAGCTGGGTTTTAAAAGATGAAAAAATTTGGCTTCAAGATGATAAACCGCTTATTGCGCTTGGTGTAAACAGTGCTTGGGTAGGTAATAGACATCATCAATATTGCTTAATTTTTAGAAAGGAAAGTTAA